The genomic interval AACACAGGATTGAAAAACTCCTTGTTGTTGACGAAGACTTTCATTTAAGAGGTTTAATCACTGTTAAGGATATTGAAAAGAAAATTCAATATCCCTATGCATGTAAGGATGAGTTGGGAAGGTTAAGGGTTGGTGCAGCGATAGGTGTTACAGGAGATTACCTTGATAGGGCAGATGAATTGATTAAAAAGAATGTTGACATACTGGTTATTGATTCCTCTCACGGCCATTCACAGGCTGTTTTGGAAGCCACAAGGATTTTAAAGAAAAAATACCCTGAAATGGAATTTATAGTTGGAAACATTGCTACAGCTGAGGGAGCAGAGGCATTGATTAAAGCAGGGGCAGATGTGGTTAAGGTGGGAATTGGCCCTGGTTCAATCTGTACAACAAGGGTTGTTACAGGGTGCGGAATGCCTCAGATTACCGCAATTGCAGAAGCATCCAAAGTTTGCAAAAAATATAACACTCCATTAATTGCAGACGGTGGGATTAAATTTTCAGGCGATATAACAAAGGCGTTGGTTGCCGGGGCAGACTCAGTAATGATAGGAAGCCTATTTGCAGGAACAGATGAAGCCCCGGGAGAGACTGTTTACTACCAGGGAAGAACTTACAAAACATATAGGGGAATGGGCTCAATAGGTGCTATGAAAAAGGGAAGCGCAGACAGGTACTTTCAGTCTGCTGATGTGGAGAAAACAAAGCTTGTTCCTGAAGGAATAGAGGGACAGGTACTGTACAGAGGAAGTTTGTCAGGAATAATCTATCAACTTATAGGTGGGTTGCGTTCAGGAATGGGGCTTGCAGGGTGTAAGAATATTCCTGAATTGCAGACTAAAGCAAGGTTTATAAGGATAACTAACGCAGGGTTAAGGGAAAGCCATGCCCACGATGTTGTTATAACCAAAGAAGCACCAAATTACAGGTTAGATTGATATGTATCAATTTTTAGCTAAAGGTGGCCCCCTTATGATACCCATTATAGGGGGCTTTGTTTTAGGGCTTGCGATAATTATTGAAAGATTTGTTAATTTAAGGTATTACAAGGTTGTAAACTCTGAGCTTTTTCTCAAAGTTAAGGAGTATATTTCAGACGGGAAATTTGACCTTGCACTATCTTATGTTAGAAAAAATGCAAATTCTGTGGTTAAGCCTATTCTTGTTGAAGCAATAGAAAACAGGGATTTGCCTGAAGAAGATTTAAGAGAATTAATAGAAACAGTAGGTAAAAAATCTACAAAGATGCTTGAGAAAAACCTGCCTACACTCTCTACAATAGTTTCCATTGAACCTTTGTTAGGATTGTTAGGGACAGTTACCGGTATGATTAAGGTGTTTGCAGTAATATCTGCAAAAGGGTTGGGGCACGCTGATTTACTTGCAAAAGGAATTTCAGAAGCGCTAATAACAACCGCAGCAGGATTGAGTATAGCTATTCCATTTTTGATTTTTTACAATATTTTCAGCGAGAAGGTTGAGCACATTATAATTGAACTTGAAACCGAAATATTTTCAATTTTTAAGAATTTAAAATGAATTTTCGCGAAGAAAACGGCAAAAAATCTACAAGGGTATTGATTGATATTTCCCCTTTAATAGATGTTGTTTTTATCCTTCTTTTGTTTTTTGCTGTATCCACTACCTTTAAAGAGGAAGTAGGGCTTCCTCTTACCCTTCCCACAAGCAAAGTAAAGGCAACAAAGGTAAAGCAAAAAAATGTAACTATTTACATAACAAAGGATGGGACTTATTATATAGGTAAGAAAAAGCTTGAGGACAGTATGCTTGTAGATGAGATAAAAAAGCAGCTTGAAATAAGTGAGAAAAAAGAGGTTGTAATTAAGGCTGACAAGGGAGCGAAGTATGAAAAGGTTTACAAAGCAATGGATGCTTCAAGGCAGGCTGGGGCAAAGGGTTTAATGGTGGCAGGAAGTGCCAAATAAGGAGGCATTATGTCTAAATTTATTGAAATTAAAAGATTTTCAAAAAAAGACGAGGCTGAAATTGTAAAAGGGTTTCTGGAAAGTAACGATATTGAAGCTTTTGTAGAGGATAAAGGAACTCAGATGATTCCAGAGACATTTGGAGACCTTGCAGTGTACAGGCTTCTTGTAAAGGAAGAGGATTTTGA from Thermotomaculum hydrothermale carries:
- a CDS encoding MotA/TolQ/ExbB proton channel family protein, yielding MIPIIGGFVLGLAIIIERFVNLRYYKVVNSELFLKVKEYISDGKFDLALSYVRKNANSVVKPILVEAIENRDLPEEDLRELIETVGKKSTKMLEKNLPTLSTIVSIEPLLGLLGTVTGMIKVFAVISAKGLGHADLLAKGISEALITTAAGLSIAIPFLIFYNIFSEKVEHIIIELETEIFSIFKNLK
- a CDS encoding putative signal transducing protein, coding for MSKFIEIKRFSKKDEAEIVKGFLESNDIEAFVEDKGTQMIPETFGDLAVYRLLVKEEDFDKAKKLLEDFEKED
- a CDS encoding ExbD/TolR family protein, whose protein sequence is MNFREENGKKSTRVLIDISPLIDVVFILLLFFAVSTTFKEEVGLPLTLPTSKVKATKVKQKNVTIYITKDGTYYIGKKKLEDSMLVDEIKKQLEISEKKEVVIKADKGAKYEKVYKAMDASRQAGAKGLMVAGSAK
- the guaB gene encoding IMP dehydrogenase, yielding MLDRMPDIALTFDDVLVVPGYSEVHPNDVDVTTVLSKKIKLNIPLISAAMDTVTESRLAIAIAQLGGIGIIHKNLSIEEQAEEVDKVKRSESGMIVDPITISPDASIYQAEELMAKYKISGVPVTQSGKPGGKLVGILTNRDLRFVTDFSKKVRDLMTKDNLVTVPVGTTLEQAKEILHKHRIEKLLVVDEDFHLRGLITVKDIEKKIQYPYACKDELGRLRVGAAIGVTGDYLDRADELIKKNVDILVIDSSHGHSQAVLEATRILKKKYPEMEFIVGNIATAEGAEALIKAGADVVKVGIGPGSICTTRVVTGCGMPQITAIAEASKVCKKYNTPLIADGGIKFSGDITKALVAGADSVMIGSLFAGTDEAPGETVYYQGRTYKTYRGMGSIGAMKKGSADRYFQSADVEKTKLVPEGIEGQVLYRGSLSGIIYQLIGGLRSGMGLAGCKNIPELQTKARFIRITNAGLRESHAHDVVITKEAPNYRLD